One genomic window of Eleginops maclovinus isolate JMC-PN-2008 ecotype Puerto Natales chromosome 12, JC_Emac_rtc_rv5, whole genome shotgun sequence includes the following:
- the slc20a1a gene encoding sodium-dependent phosphate transporter 1-A, whose product MDTTTLATLTAATTVAVASGTAMTDYMWLLVLGFIIAFILAFSVGANDVANSFGTAVGSGVVTLRQACILATIFETVGSVLLGAKVSETIRKGIIDVQMYNGSEHVLMAGSISAMFGSAVWQLAASFLKLPISGTHCIVGATIGFSMVARGHQGVRWMELLRIVASWFLSPVLSGIMSGVLFYLVRKYILDKADPVPNGLRALPIFYAITMGINLFSIMFTGAPMLGFDRVPWWGTLCIAWGCAFITALVVWFFVCPFLKKKIRRETAASPCETPLMEKNSSKPASAGPPSTPQDPQSQAPPVESQRVAFKLGGSEEADLDNNDMETKDLDASNGVNGSVGPMMITDPHSGRSHTIHKDSGLYKDLLQKLHMSKVGDCIGDSDTEERPIRRNNSYTSYTMAIYGIQGDPKNKEVDGGLQGRSRVDSYSSYSSAVTNGSAVKEESVTQEAAIEPACEEDELEVDQPAVAMLFQFLQILTACFGSFAHGGNDVSNAIGPLVALWLLYESGSVMSNAPTPIWLLLYGGVGICAGLWVWGRRVMQTMGKDLTPITPSSGFSIELASALTVVVASNVGLPVSTTHCKVGSVVAVGWLRSRKSVDWHLFRNIFIAWFVTVPISGLISAAIMALFIYVVL is encoded by the exons ATGGATACAACCACATTAGCAACCCTGACTGCTGCCACTACAGTGGCTGTGGCCTCAGGGACCGCCATGACAGACTACATGTGGCTGTTGGTGTTAGGCTTTATCATTGCCTTCATCCTGGCTTTCTCTGTGGGAGCCAACGATGTGGCCAACTCCTTCGGTACTGCAGTGGGCTCCGGAGTGGTTACCTTGCGTCAGGCCTGCATCCTGGCCACTATCTTTGAGACGGTGGGCTCAGTGCTACTCGGGGCCAAAGTCAGCGAGACCATCCGGAAGGGCATCATTGACGTGCAGATGTACAACGGCTCCGAACACGTCCTGATGGCCGGGTCGATAAGTGCGATGTTTG GCTCTGCTGTGTGGCAGCTAGCTGCATCATTCCTGAAGCTCCCCATTTCTGGAACTCACTGTATTGTTGGAGCAACAATCGGCTTCTCCATGGTAGCCAGAGGTCACCAAGGGGTCAGATGGATGGAGCTTCTGCGCATTG TGGCGTCGTGGTTCCTGTCCCCGGTGCTGTCAGGCATCATGTCAGGAGTTCTATTCTATTTGGTTCGCAAATACATTCTGGACAAG GCTGACCCTGTACCTAACGGACTCAGAGCTCTTCCCATCTTCTACGCCATCACTATGGGCATCAACCTCTTCTCCATCATGTTTACAGGAGCCCCAA TGCTGGGTTTTGACAGAGTGCCGTGGTGGGGAACTCTGTGCATTGCGTGGGGCTGTGCCTTCATTACAGCTTTGGTCGTTTGGTTCTTTGTCTGTCCGTTCCTGAAGAAGAAAATCAGAC GAGAAACAGCTGCTTCTCCCTGTGAAACACCATTAATGGAGAAGAACTCCAGCAAACCAGCATCAGCCGGACCGCCATCAACTCCTCAGGACCCTCAATCCCAGGCGCCCCCAGTAGAAAGTCAGAGAGTAGCTTTCAAGCTGGGAGGCTCAGAGGAAGCAGATTTGGACAACAATGACATGGAAACCAAAGACTTGGATGCCAGCAATG GTGTGAATGGCAGTGTCGGGCCCATGATGATCACTGATCCTCACAGTGGACGGTCCCACACCATCCACAAAGATTCGGGCCTGTATAAAGACCTGCTGCAGAAACTTCACATGTCTAAGGTTGGTGACTGCATTGGCGACAGCGATACAGAGGAGCGGCCCATCAGGAGGAACAACAGCTACACTTCCTACACCATGGCGATTTATGGCATTCAAGGAGATCCTAAAAACAAGGAGGTTGATGGTGGGCTGCAGGGAAGATCCAGAGTAGACAGTTACAGCAGCTACAGCTCGGCAGTGACCAACGGCAGTGCAGTCAAGGAGGAGAGTGTGACGCAGGAAGCCGCCATCGAACCTGCTTGTGAAGAAGATGAGCTAGAGGTCGACCAACCAGCTGTCGCCATGCTTTTCCAGTTCCTTCAGATACTCACAGCGTGCTTTGGCTCTTTCGCTCACGGAGGGAATGATGTCAG CAATGCAATTGGGCCACTGGTGGCTCTCTGGCTTCTGTATGAGAGTGGCTCTGTGATGTCCAACGCACCGACACCTATCTGGTTGCTTCTTTACGGCGGAGTGGGCATCTGCGCTGGACTTTGGGTATGGGGACGCAGAGTGATGCAGACCATGGGCAAAGACCTTACACCCATTACACCATCCAG TGGATTCAGCATTGAGCTAGCTTCAGCGCTCACAGTTGTTGTGGCTTCAAATGTTGGTCTTCCCGTCAGCACAACCCACTGCAAG GTGGGATCTGTGGTGGCCGTGGGATGGCTGCGCTCCAGGAAATCAGTCGACTGGCATTTGTTCAGGAACATCTTCATCGCCTGGTTCGTCACGGTTCCTATCTCCGGGCTGATCAGCGCTGCCATCATGGCTCTATTCATATATGTCGTGCTTTGA